CGGAATGGGGAACGATGCTGGCAGAGGCCCGCGAATTCATCCTGCGGGCCTGGTGGGTCGTGACTTTCCCTGGTCTTGCAATCCTGATCACTGTCCTCGCGATCAATCTCGTTGGAGATGGTCTGCGCGACGCCCTCGATCCTAAGTTGAAAAGGAGCTGAGGTATGGCGCTGCTTGAAATCAAGAACCTGTCTGTTGGCTTCGATACCAATGCCGGCCTGTTCATGGCGGTGCAGGGTATCGATCTGTCGGTCGACAAACGTGAAGTTCTGGCGATCGTTGGTGAATCCGGCTCCGGTAAATCAGTTGCCATGCTGGCGGTGATGGGCCTTCTGCCGAAGACCGCAACCGTAACTGCCGACAGCATGACCTTCGATGGCCACAACATGTTGACCATGACCGGCAAGCGGAGGCGAGAAATCGTTGGCCGCGATGTCGCGATGATCTTCCAGGAACCGATGGCGAGCCTCAATCCCTGCTTCACGGTTGGTTTCCAACTGGAAGAGGTGTTGCGCTTTCATATGAAGATGGACGGGCCGACACGTCGCAAGCGCGCAATTGAACTGTTCAAACAGGTTGGTATCCCGGCGCCGGAAGAGCGGTTGAACTCCTTCCCGCACCAGATGTCCGGGGGCCAGTGCCAGCGTGTGATGATCGCCATTGCCATTGCCTGCAATCCGAAACTGCTGATCGCTGATGAGCCGACGACAGCGCTGGACGTGACGATCCAGAAGCAGATTCTGGATCTTCTCGTCAGCTTGCAGGTGAAGCACGGCATGGGTCTGATCATGATTACCCACGACATGGGTGTCGTGGCGGAAACCGCCGATCGCGTGATCGTTCAATACAAGGGCCGCAAGATGGAGGAGGCCGACGTGCTCTCGCTGTTCGAGTCGCCCAAAAGCCCCTACACCCGCGCGCTTCTGTCTGCCTTGCCGGAGAATGCGACTGGCGACCGCCTGTCAACGGTTGCGGATTTCATGAAGAATGAAGCCGCCAATGCAGGAGTGGCGCCATGAGTGAGGTGGTACTCGAGGGGCGCAACATCGTTCGCGACTACCATGTCGGCGGCGGCCTGTTTGGCAAGCAGAAGACCGTGCACGCGGTCAAGGGCGTCAGCTTTACTCTGGAAAAGGGCAAAACACTTGCCATCGTGGGCGAGAGTGGTTGCGGAAAGTCAACGTTGGGTCGGATACTGACGCTGATCGATCCGCAAACTTCCGGCGACCTGTTGATCGACGGGAAGCCTATCAATATCGCCAAGGATCGCGTCACGGCGGAGATGCGCCGCAAGGTGCAGATCATTTTCCAGAATCCCTATGGTTCGCTCAATCCACGCCAGAAGATCGGCGAAGTGTTGGGCGAACCCTTATTGTTGAACACCAACAAGACGGCCGCCGAGCGGCGCGATCTGGCGATGCAAATGCTGGTGAAGGTCGGTCTTGGGCCTGAACACTATAATCGTTACCCACACATGTTCTCCGGAGGTCAGCGTCAGCGCATCGCCATCGCGCGTGCGCTCATGCTGAGCCCGAGCCTGCTCGTGCTGGACGAGCCTGTGTCCGCGCTCGATCTGTCAGTCCAGGCGCAAGTGCTCAATCTGCTGGCAGACCTGCAGGACGAGTTTAACTTGACCTATGTGTTCATCAGCCATGATTTGTCGGTGGTGCGCTACATCGCCGACGAGGTGATGGTGATGTATTACGGCGAAGTGGTTGAATACGGCACGCGGGAAGAAGTGTTTGCCAATCCGCAGCACAGCTATACAAAGACACTGTTCGCGGCGACGCCGAAGTCCGATGTGGAAAGCATCAGGGCACGTTTGGCCAAGAAGCAGGCCGCCGCCTAGAGTCCATTGTGAAACTCTACTGCGGCGGTCATCTGATGCGGTTTTCTGCGCTTCCGGTGCTCACGTACTTAATGTACGCTGCGCCCCGGTTCTCGAAA
This is a stretch of genomic DNA from Phyllobacterium zundukense. It encodes these proteins:
- a CDS encoding ABC transporter ATP-binding protein, translating into MALLEIKNLSVGFDTNAGLFMAVQGIDLSVDKREVLAIVGESGSGKSVAMLAVMGLLPKTATVTADSMTFDGHNMLTMTGKRRREIVGRDVAMIFQEPMASLNPCFTVGFQLEEVLRFHMKMDGPTRRKRAIELFKQVGIPAPEERLNSFPHQMSGGQCQRVMIAIAIACNPKLLIADEPTTALDVTIQKQILDLLVSLQVKHGMGLIMITHDMGVVAETADRVIVQYKGRKMEEADVLSLFESPKSPYTRALLSALPENATGDRLSTVADFMKNEAANAGVAP
- a CDS encoding ABC transporter ATP-binding protein, which produces MSEVVLEGRNIVRDYHVGGGLFGKQKTVHAVKGVSFTLEKGKTLAIVGESGCGKSTLGRILTLIDPQTSGDLLIDGKPINIAKDRVTAEMRRKVQIIFQNPYGSLNPRQKIGEVLGEPLLLNTNKTAAERRDLAMQMLVKVGLGPEHYNRYPHMFSGGQRQRIAIARALMLSPSLLVLDEPVSALDLSVQAQVLNLLADLQDEFNLTYVFISHDLSVVRYIADEVMVMYYGEVVEYGTREEVFANPQHSYTKTLFAATPKSDVESIRARLAKKQAAA